CTGAGTTCGCTTTAGACCCCCAAATATATTAGGCCGCTCCTGAGTTTAGTCGGGCACCGCGTAAGAATTAAGAAGCGCAGTATACCGACTTTTCACGAACGGATAGGGTTTGTACGTTGGGAGGGACGGAGGGTTATCGAACTCTGTGGAGAACGTGATGAGGAGCTATGGAACCCCTCAGAGATTGAGGAAATACTTTGCAGGGTCAACACAATTGATTGCACATCACACTGTTTGGAGGAACCTGGAAAAGGCAACGCAGAAGCTTGGGGTCTAACATCTCTTTACAGGGCTCATCTGTACATGGGCGTGAAAATGTTATTTAGTTGGGGGACTAAATCTCAATTTGATCGCTTAGAATTAGTCTGCCATAATTATATTTGGCAGAGGCAACGGTCTTAGAGTTCTTGATGCCATTTGGTTCATGCCCATGGCTGTGTACGAATGTTTTAGTTGGgagactaaggccctgtttgggggagcttttggagggccagaaagcactttctggctctccaaaagtacttttaaatgaaaaactgtgtttggaaaatttttcaaaaagctatttcagcttttgcgggaagctgaaaacagcttttggaaggaagctccaatttggagcttttgggaggaagctgtttcagctttttcggaaagctgtatttttgacaaaaatgcccatattaaaataacataattacatagtttgtctctttataaacctaaaaatctgctggagccaagaactctagccgtcagactcccttccataagaaaaggtatttttcttttcaatttttgtatgcatctcttgaaccgcattttagaagaaaaaaattttaatcctttcccataccttccaaaatcaatctattgtttttttttttatcatcaacctcgcggcccacgctgaggtcctcctcgagcatggaccacgaagaagagcccctggaccgcggaaaattattttatgaaaaattatgaaaaattattttatactaataattataatattttatacctttatttttgtgttatactataaatataatatcatattatattatatcataatatattaatatgttatgttaaataatttaatattatgttatattatggaaaattaatttatattaataattataatattttatacctttatttttgtattatactataaatataatatcatattatattatatcataatacattaatatgttatgttaaataatttaatattatgttatattatgaaaaattaatttatactaataattataatattttataactttattattgtattatactataaatattatattatattacattatatcataatacattaatatgttatgttaaataatttaatattatgttatattaccaaatattaatttactctaataattatattactattatgctatatcaacataatattattttatattacaataatattatactatatagtatatttatgtattaatttatgttatgttttattatgttctgttgtataatactatgcaatgtcctttatggtaattttgtcatacaaaagtattttctcagtttgtttaccaaacacaaaacaaagtaccacagcactttacgaatgtagttaccaaacagcaaacagctttttataacagctctacttcagacagctctacttccaacagctctacttctaacagctctactgccagcagcttccccaaacagggcctaaatatTTGGTCGCTCACATACACTTAGCCTACCATAAGTGCATCTGGCAAATTGATGGCTACATAGGCCCATATGTTGACTGCGTGCATTCGTTTGAAGTTGAGTCTTCTATTATAGAGAGTTTGATTCCATTTTATAGATAATTTCAATGAGAAATAGGGAACTCTAATACCATAAAAACTTGATATATATTGGAAACTAACTccatctaaaaaattaaatcattaTATTTTGAGCCCAATTATCTGTATCATCCCTATAATAAAGTAGGTGAAACTTGcctcctctcctttttttccGGGTTGGGAAAACAACAGTAATTTAACTCCCGGTCATCAATCacacattaaaaaaaaggaaatgctTACAGTATCATCACCTTGGCGAGCAAGACACGTACGTATTCCAATCATAAACTTACAGTATCAtcacctttttattttttacttctCTGTCTCTCCCTTTACGTGCAAGAGAACTGTTGGACGTATCGTCATGGAAGATATGCGTGCATATGTTCTTTCGGCAGCATTCCTTCGTTGCTGTTCGCCATCGAATCCAACTTGTACCGAGATGCTTCCCGGAGGCCAACTTCAAACCCCACCAAGCATATACCATATTTAACATGGAGAGATTCGAGAGTGGgttgcatcaaaaaaaaaaaaccaaaaaaaaaaaaaaaaaatttaaacaaaaGATTCGTGAGAGGGTGTTCATTGACTTCATTCCCTTGCTCTCTTTCTCGTATTCAATCAACTATATGGAAGACGCGAACAgcaatatatctatatatagaaGCCGTGGTAGTGCCGGTGGACCAGCCCCGTTTGTGGTGAAGACTTACCGGATGGTTGATGACCCGATGACGGACTCCGTCATTGCATGGGGGAAGGAGAACAGCAGCTTTGTGGTCGTCGACCTCTTCGCCTTCTCAAGTTTCCTTCTTCCCTTCCACTTTATGCATAGAAACTTCTCCAGCTTTGTCCGTCAACTCAACACCTACGTGAGTATTTCTTCCACGACGTCTAAACataaatttttatatcaaaGATGACCATGAATTGCATGTGGTTCGAATTACAACAACTTTTGCTGCAATTAAGAGTAGGCCGGCTACCGTTCCTGAAAGGAAAGTCACTTGAGAAACCGACGGCAGAATAAGCAATCATCAAGTGCTGCATTAGGACTTTTCAGAAACTGCCAAGGAAGTTAATTATATGCTTGAACATCTGGAAAGATAGTtgcttgattttctttttaaatcttTATCGATATATCGAAATAAACAACCTGATCGACGCATTCTTAATGCACAATCACAACCTCAGATCTTATTTACAGATTCTTAAACTAGCCGTATTTCATTACAACTGGTTGTTTTGACACCCTATAATTTTGTCACACTATCATAGCTTCACCATACATAACGGTATTCTCTTATGCTGACAAAGGAACGTTGAAGTGGGAGAGCATCCTTCTCTATCATCAGCGTTTCTTGGCCTCCTTGCTGGCCTGCAGCATTTGAAATTTAATTAgaaatgccatgatatagcaacGAACAACGTGTGCTcgagagaatcaaaacaaaatgAGAACAGCACAAACGCAGCAACAAGAAAAAGCTTGTCTCTGATGCTTTCAGGTTGAACTCCATTGCACACTAGGGATCTCCTGCTTACCGCTTGGACGACCCTGTCGAAACCTTCTGGTCCATATTTCTCAATGTATCGCTCCACCGATTTTCTAGCATCAAGGCTCAACATCTGCAGCACTCTCTTCTGTTCTTCTGGGTACCTCGATCCCACAAAATTCCCGATCTTGACATACCTCCTCACACAATTTTCATAGATGTAGGCAGCTCCATTGAAGATTGGTAGCACCAGCCACAAGCAGAATACAAGCTTCATATAAGGCCAAAGCGGAAACCTGTTATCATGATGGTTACGTAAACCAAATGATTTCATGCCTTTCGTCTTCAATTTGTGAAATAACTGACTGCAGGATGAAGAATAGTATATATATCAAATTACCATTGGAGAACTTTCCAGCAGGAGAGTTCAAAAAGGGTGATTAACGAATACAGCATCCAATATGTCAGCCATTGTTGGTCATCTAGCGGAGAAGGGCTCTCAATTGCACGCATTGATGCGTATCTGATCACCATATTGGGTAAGAGTTTATAAACGTGATAACTGCTACATCTTTAAAAACGGTTTCTTACAAATGCTGGGGTCATCGATCGAAAGCTTACAGAGGATACAGCAGCATCACGCCTGGGCTGATTTGAAGCACACAAATGAACCGTCAGCTTCAATGCAAAAAATAaacatgcatttttttttgataaagagGGAGGCAAAGCCACCCGGTCTTTATTAGAAAAGTAGAGTTTACAGAAACTATTTACAAAGAATttgtaagaaagaaaaatacaaaagagcaataaaagtaaaaataaacaaGTAGATTCTAGATTTTTGTATGTAAAAGATAAATCTGATCAAACAACATAAGAGAAATGGAATGTAGCTtcaaaaaatgcaaaaaatctggctgaccgctgcattataaaaatataacaataaAGAGAATCATCTAAGGTGGTAGGCATATTAATCTTGAATTATGTTTATTTAATCGATCTGGATTCTCTGGAACTATTGGAACCTCATATACCAATGATAGTTCTTGCCTAGCTTCTCTCCAAGGAAAGCGGGGAAACTGCTTTGGTTATCAAAGTTCATAGTTGATATCAGCATTTAGCTACTGTATGTTATTTGCATCAATAGTTCTGTTGGATGTTCATGGTTTATTTTGTGAACTGTGTGCTTACCCAATAAGTGTATTGCGAAACCAGGCGATGGTTCCTAGAAATCCCATGAATTTTGACCCTTCTGCACTCCACGAACAAGGTGAGAAGGAAATCTTGAGAGGTTGAGAACTAGGATCCTAGAGAGAGATTGGTGGCTTTTTTAAAGGGATGTGCTGGGGGGATGAAACAAGTAAAGCATTCTTACGAGTATTGTTCGAAGTCTTCTTTCCTCCCTTGTCAAGAAAGGAGAGATACAGTAGTTCGaaaggaagagaaggatcaaaagaCCACGATGCTTTCTCCATCAACTTGGCATATGTGTTGATGGCGTACGGCAGAACATAACGGAATGTAATGTTTCAGGTGGCAAGTCTGTTAGCACGTATCAAAGATAAACCTCATTTAAATAGTGATTTAAATCCAATCAAATAAAAAGTTTATCATGGTTTCCGTGATGGATGGAAACTGTTATAGATAAACTTTATAAACCTTATGGATAAGGATACAGGTCCCTAACCTAGCAGTATGAATAAGCTTGTGGATCCATCATCTAAGGCATTCAAGTCCTGCATAGGTTAGAAGATCCGGATCTCCTCTCTCTTGTGGagtctcttttctctttttagtATGACAACTTCATGCTTGAACAGCATGGGTGGAAGTcagtaaaaaatatttatttatttattattccgTTGCATATGAATATATGTATGTGATGATTTACATACAtgtgttcttgattttcttacaAAGTCTAGATTCCATTCATTGCAAAAGCACAAGAATGGTACCctgccattttttctttttgcgaCAACAataaagattttcttttccaaCAGACAATTCAACCATAAACCTCGTTTCATCAGTACATCCTTCGTCACCCCCtggctcgctctctctctctctctctctctatctatctatctatctatctctagGTACAATGGGCTCAGCAAACCTGAAATTAGGGTTATAAGTGCGAAGAAGAAAAATGACCCCCTTAGGGTATATATGCCTCATCATGTAACGAGCATGAATGAGTATGCATGGGAAGCAGCCATCTCTGACAAATTGTACATTTTCTGAAAGGGTTCTCTCAAGAACAGTGGCAATATTCTGTTTGACCCGTTTGTCTGACATGAAAATGTCTTTTGAGCAAACATCCTACTCAGATCCGGGTACGAACAAAGTTATGTCGTCTAGTTTTTAATTCCTAACAAGGTTTGGGTGGGAGGTAGGTCAAATAGAAGATACTAACTACAGGCAGCTATCCAACCTAAGATCAACCTAAACTAGTGTTTTGCCGCTTGTAATATTTAACAtcgttgtttcttttttttttttcttcttttttttttccggccAAAGGTATTTGATGAGCAATGAGCATAATTTACAGTTGTCACCTCAATAATTTGGTTGAGGTGGGTGAGATCTAGGTTGACTAAATTTTATCGAGGTCAATTTAAGATATTTGATTTTGTTCAAAATTCAGTCTtcctacgcccctccttttcccTCGCTTTCATGCTTTGCCCGTCCCAGCACTCGCTCCATACTATATTATATCTACTCTCGCCCTCAAATTTAGTGTTACCATTGGTTTAGTGCATGCACTAACGGCAGTTTCTACGTATGGAATGGAAAACGCGCAAGAATCATGGGAAACGATACCATCAAATCTTTTTATGTGATGGTTTGGAGTTTAGACTTTACCAAGTGAAATGCGATTCCCTTTGGACTTTGTATGTCATACTTGCATGGCTGGGCTGCTTAATTTGATGAGTGAGATGTGTAGATGGAATCCAAGCCATAAGGAGGGTTATATCATCTTGAGTACTCGTGGTTTTTTTATATGAGACTTTCCCGTTAACCTTGCACCAAGATTTGAATAAGCATATATTATAACAGCCATTTCAATAGCAATTATTTCAATACAGGAAAAAAGTTATTATAACAGCACGGTATAAATGTTTTTGACTGTTTTGAGATAAATAACGGCTAGCCGTTGTAACTATTATAACAGTGACGACTTCAGTAGAGCTCCATTGTAACTGCAAACCTTGCTCCGAGCTGCTCGAGTTCAATATTAATCCTCGTGaaatatataacatatatttttaTCTATTCGAGAATTGGTTCAGCAACTCTGTCATGATATGTACAGCATAATGGGCGCTCACcaatagagaaagagagaccaaaattctcttttttttgactACTAATTCTTgtgttatatataattaatgtcTCCATTAGTTGCTATTGTGGTTTATAACAGCGTATTACACCAAGCCCAAGGTAATGATGTTTTGAGTTTCTCCCCTTCAGGTTGCTTGAAATATTTTGCATTCAAATAACTATTAGAACATCAATAAATCATCACTATATGTTTTGGTCTGCCGCTGTTTTGATGGTTATTTTGCTTATATGTTTTTAATGTCGCATTTTCCCAGAATCACTATAGCAAATCTTGTAACTTTATAACGGCAATTGTCAAAAACCATTCCTTCAACTCAAATTAACGACAGCTTGTTTGTTATATCATGGTATTAATTAAATTTGCGAATATGCAAGTTGCAACAACTAAGATTTGTATGGAAGAGAATGCTAGGCTTTTAACAGTCAGACAACTAAAGTTTAAGTTAATACTTATGACTGTCATTCAAAGTCCATAGTGCCATATAATCAAAACGTGCAATGAGATTCATTTCACCATGAGCAAGCTGGGGAATAGCTAGCATTATGCCTCTTGCGAACCAGCATGGGTCTCTAGTTGTAGGTCAAAAACCAAACATGGGTCTCTAGGTATCATGCCTTCATTGGGTCGCCCGGCGGGCGTGCCCTTACCCACCCGAGAACAGGGGCGTTTTCCTCATGTTTTGTACGCCAACGGAACCGCAAACGGCCTTATCTCATTTCCTTCAATCCCTTGTTTTCCACTGAGGCACGGGTATTGCCTTTATAATTAGAGATCATGAGTCTAGGTTGATTGCGGTGGAAGGGTGGAGCACCTTCGAGTCTTTTGTTCTGAGGGCCATATGGGAGAGTGTTTCCTATGCGAGGTGAGTTCTTGAGGCCCGATGTATCATTCTGCAGGGAGCCTCAGTACAGATGGTTGAGTAGATTCTACAGAAGAGGTCGGGAGACTCTGACCATCCGCTTTTAGAGGACGTCCAACGGTTACCGCAGAAGTGTGACGTCTTTCAGGTTGTGCATGTGTTTCGAGAGGCGAAGAGATCTGCTGACTAGATCGCCTTCTTTGCTGCTAATCATTCTAGAGATATTCTCTAGATCCGGTGTGTACCTATCTCTCCACTACCGTGGAGTATTTTGTTCTTTGATTCAGTAAGCAATGTTCACTCGAGATTAGTATAAGCTACCGgtggttaaaaaaaaagaagaaagaagaagaagaagaagaagaagggacgcGCTCTGAGGAAACAGAACCGCGCcctgttcttttatttttaccGCACGCGATCCACGCCGCGCCTCACCCCGCTCGACTGCCTCTAGCCCTCTCGTGCTGTGTTTCTCCTTCCACCGCCTCATCCCCTTATTCCGCCGtccctctctcgctctctcttgtTCTTCTGTTTCTAGAGTCGTGACGTTGTGCTTCTTTCTCTTCTATCTTCCTCTCTCCGTGTCCGTGTGTGTTTGGGTATTATGAGGTGAGAGGTCCCTCTCTTCCACCGACTCTCATCTCTTCTTgttttcctccttctcttcacccatgtctctctctctctttctactgTGAATCGCTCCCTTGTTGGTCCCGATGGACAACCATCTTCTCTCATCCTTGGAACGTATTCATGTCTTCCTCTCTACAGGCGGCCGGGCATGGCGAACTCTGGATGGTCTGCTGTTAGGGAACCGAGTTTTAGCCTTTGTTACATGTGTTTCTTTCCCTTCTCACTCACCGTCACCTCTTCT
This portion of the Phoenix dactylifera cultivar Barhee BC4 chromosome 11, palm_55x_up_171113_PBpolish2nd_filt_p, whole genome shotgun sequence genome encodes:
- the LOC103708950 gene encoding HVA22-like protein f isoform X2, producing the protein MRAIESPSPLDDQQWLTYWMLYSLITLFELSCWKVLQWFPLWPYMKLVFCLWLVLPIFNGAAYIYENCVRRYVKIGNFVGSRYPEEQKRVLQMLSLDARKSVERYIEKYGPEGFDRVVQAASKEAKKR
- the LOC103708950 gene encoding HVA22-like protein f isoform X1: MGFLGTIAWFRNTLIGPGVMLLYPLYASMRAIESPSPLDDQQWLTYWMLYSLITLFELSCWKVLQWFPLWPYMKLVFCLWLVLPIFNGAAYIYENCVRRYVKIGNFVGSRYPEEQKRVLQMLSLDARKSVERYIEKYGPEGFDRVVQAASKEAKKR